One window from the genome of Penaeus monodon isolate SGIC_2016 chromosome 2, NSTDA_Pmon_1, whole genome shotgun sequence encodes:
- the LOC119582654 gene encoding LOW QUALITY PROTEIN: uncharacterized protein LOC119582654 (The sequence of the model RefSeq protein was modified relative to this genomic sequence to represent the inferred CDS: inserted 1 base in 1 codon) gives MNRIWPVLLKSIVILALWVALVALSVRSFFSLVRASHLPLLILLICGAFFVFLNIICFVHLIGSVNIVFLILLLLTQTVLMYPLCLQVWRAFVAAIEKDQTIRRQKILKARYANWVDSKPSVKQLPDVDSPHIFGSCVPSRPAPVSPAGATSQQDASVPDSNLEITSTKFHSNTKNIRLSLDTPEIYVGERKFCKYVIKTLKHLLIFKKLSYHIITNASADILHVSKSKAIAEELPDRVVQNDPLVICNDNHYIITFVKNFCFDKFQVTKRSNGKIETFEQVDLNKFIWPMVWPSTVALFYAMFDIQNISRRTVYAFVYPAVGVVAWLLTRHSVDDMWKNXLLLIPLRLFFTVSRSLLVCAIAVTWFYPALSIYVTAKILGIIVLSIHLTYAKVRRNVELLGDPIDKYTFNPLLQFWVQVVESCVYCIWGFVWRFSENDPSPVHHSVLPMIVICQIVGLIWIRVVKRYHVELLRDPVKVFKTAQNRLGESVLNSFEA, from the exons ATGAATCGAATATGGCCGGTGCTGCTCAAGAGCATCGTGATACTGGCGCTGTGGGTCGCCCTGGTGGCCCTGAGTGTCCGCTCATTCTTCAGCCTGGTGAGGGCATCACACCTACCGTTGCTGATCCTTCTCATTTGTGGTGCATTCTTTGTCTTCCTTAACATCATTTGTTTCGTGCACTT GATTGGCAGCGTCAACATAGTGTTTCTCATCCTGCTTCTCCTCACGCAGACTGTTCTTATGTACCC GTTGTGCCTCCAAGTATGGCGTGCCTTTGTGGCTGCCATCGAGAAAGACCAGACAATCCGGAGGCAAAAGATTCTGAAAGCCAGGTACGCAAATTGGGTTGACTCGAAACCGTCCGTGAAGCAGCTTCCAGACGTAGATTCGCCACACATATTTGGAAGCTGCGTGCCATCCCGCCCAGCTCCGGTTTCGCCAGCGGGTGCAACCAGCCAACAGGATGCTTCTGTCCCTGATAGTAACTTAGAGATAACTAGCACCAAGTTCCACAGCAATACGAAGAATATAAGGCTCTCGTTGGACACGCCGGAAATTTACGTCGGAGAACGTAAATTCTGTAAATACGTTATAAAAACTTTGAAACATCtgctaatatttaaaaaactgtCATACCATATCATCACTAACGCATCAGCAGACATCCTCCATGTATCAAAATCTAAGGCTATTGCCGAAGAACTGCCTGACCGTGTGGTTCAGAACGACCCTCTCGTCATTTGTAATGATAACCATTACATCATTACCTTTGTTAAGAACTTCTGTTTTGATAAGTTCCAAGTCACCAAAAGGAGCAACGGCAAGATTGAAACTTTCGAACAAGTCGACCTCAACAAGTTTATATGGCCGATGGTGTGGCCTTCAACTGTCGCCCTTTTTTACGCTATGTTCGACATTCAGAATATAAGTAGGCGCA CTGTCTATGCGTTCGTTTACCCAGCAGTGGGTGTGGTAGCATGGTTGCTAACTAGACACAGTGTGGACGATATGTGGAaga ttttacttctcatccccCTTAGACTTTTCTTTACTG TCAGCAGATCCCTCCTGGTGTGTGCCATCGCCGTAACATGGTTCTACCCTGCTCTTTCAATCTATGTTACTGCCAAGATCCTCGGGATCATCGTTCTTAGTATCCACCTCACCTATGCGAAAGTGAGACGGAATGTTGAGCTCCTAGGAGATCCAATCGACAAGTACACTTTCAATCCGCTGCTTCAGTTCTGGGTGCAGGTAGTCGAGAGTTGCGTTTACTGCATCTGGGGTTTCGTGTGGCGTTTCTCTGAGAATGACCCATCGCCAGTTCATCACAGTGTGTTACCTATGATTGTTATCTGTCAAATTGTTGGACTGATTTGGATAAGGGTCGTAAAGCGGTATCACGTAGAACTATTGCGAGATCCAGTGAAGGTATTCAAGACTGCTCAAAACAGGTTGGGTGAAAGTGTGCTAAACAGTTTTGAGGCCTAG